TTTTGAAATCATCCTTTTACGTAATTCTTGACGAAGGGGATGCGCGTGAAGTGTATACAAGTGAAGAATGTGAATGGGAAGGGAAAGAGCTTGCAAAAGGCACTTGCGGATGCGCTAAAAAGAAAGGCCACTGCGGAATGGCCCGTAAGCCCTGTAAGTCTCAAGATGAAGAAGAAATGGTGGAGGATGCTTAATCCGTAATGAGTATTGCAGATTTCGTATCAAGCATCCTTCTAACACCAGACACCTTCTCTGTTGAGTGTAGGAAATCAGGAGATTCTGGAATACAAACTACGTAATACGTAAAACAAATTATGAAGAACTATTATATAACCACCCCTATCTATTATGTAAATGGCGAACCGCACATTGGGAGCGCTATGACGACTATTGCGGCAGATGTGCTGGCGCGTTATAAGCGATTGCGCGGGGTTGGCGCTTACTTTTTAACCGGTACGGATGAAAATGCCACTAAGGTTGTCGAAGCCGCTCAAAAGTCTGGGCGGGATACGATGGAGTTCGTTAATCAGCTCTCACATGAGTTTGAAATTGCCTGGAAACACTTGCATATCGATTATGATGACTTCATACGCACCACCGAACAGCGGCATATCAAGGTGGTTCAGGAGTTCTTTAGCCGATTAGTCGAGAAGGGTTATGCCTATAAGGATGTTTATGAAGGCTGGTATAGCGTTGCCGATGAGACTTTCCTGCGCGATAGTGAAGTCGAGGATGGGGTTTCAAAGGAGAGCGGCAGACCTGTGCAGAGGGTGCAGGAGGAGAATTACTTCTTCAAGCTTTCAGCGTTCGGTGACCGATTGCTCGAGCATTATCGCCAAAATCCGGAGTTTTGGCAGCCTGAATTTCGGGCGAATGAAGTGGTTAAGTTCATAGAAGAGGGTCTGCGCGATATGTGCATGACGCGCAAGAACACCGGTTGGGGTATTGAAGTGCCTGGTGATCCGGAGCGCGTTATCTATGTTTGGTTTGATGCGTTAATCAATTATCTCTCTGCAACCGGATGGCCGGATAATCAGGCTAATTATGATTCTCTGTGGCCTGCAGATCTACACTTGGTCGGGAAAGAGATTTTTGTTCGATTCCACGCGACTTTATGGCCGGCGATGTTGATGGCGCTTGACTTGCCGCTTCCTAAGGTTGTTTTTGGTCATGGCTGGTGGACAGTGGGCGGGGAGAAGGGCAGTAAGTCGGCAGGAAACTTGCCGCACCCGACAAAATTCGTAGAGGAGCTTGTATGTGTTAGTGGTTGCTCAATTGATGCAGCTGCGGATGCGCTTCGCTACTTG
Above is a genomic segment from bacterium containing:
- the metG gene encoding methionine--tRNA ligase — protein: MKNYYITTPIYYVNGEPHIGSAMTTIAADVLARYKRLRGVGAYFLTGTDENATKVVEAAQKSGRDTMEFVNQLSHEFEIAWKHLHIDYDDFIRTTEQRHIKVVQEFFSRLVEKGYAYKDVYEGWYSVADETFLRDSEVEDGVSKESGRPVQRVQEENYFFKLSAFGDRLLEHYRQNPEFWQPEFRANEVVKFIEEGLRDMCMTRKNTGWGIEVPGDPERVIYVWFDALINYLSATGWPDNQANYDSLWPADLHLVGKEIFVRFHATLWPAMLMALDLPLPKVVFGHGWWTVGGEKGSKSAGNLPHPTKFVEELVCVSGCSIDAAADALRYLLLRDMRFGEDSEYSRYAFMQRFNSDLANDLGNVLNRTLAMSQKYFEGRLPSAMADDAIGDVVKKVIVDYENAFKEFRFDRALEVVWSLVGVLNKYIDERAPWSLMKQGNTDEAACVLFSTLEGVRITSRLVSPFMPFVADEIDKQLGIEKPVLDPRWLEVEKFGLLSAGHQYGAPQPIFPRIDLKALPSEEVQGNKKEVEVKVSEEQQIPPVSEATQPAPSDLISIDDFKKVQLKVARITQAELHPNANKLLKLTIDVGNETRTLVAGIAETYTPEQLIGKEIIVLVNLKPAVIRGVESQGMLLAADLGGKAIVLTPDQEVPPGSPIR